From the Buteo buteo chromosome 1, bButBut1.hap1.1, whole genome shotgun sequence genome, one window contains:
- the GIMD1 gene encoding GTPase IMAP family member GIMD1 → MANSNEMTINLVVLGRTQTGKSAAGNSLLGSSDFESHCSPSSVTTCCSLGRSCRILGIIRRNGCELALRVQVLDTPSYPHSGLSKEQVRNTVRSALAHHFREEGLHLALLVLRADLPLCPDESDHAIQFIQELLGPTWKDFTAVLLTHADKAEEAGFSEEAYLHSASSTLLSLLTSVQNKYIFLDNQKSITKEERDIVLRKLLNFIRQNNYQALPLLKHSKELN, encoded by the exons ATGGCAAACAGCAATGAGATGACCATCAACCTTGTTGTCCTTGGAAGAACTCAGACTGGCAAAAGCGCTGCTGGGAACAGCCTGCTGGGCAGCTCGGACTTTGAGAGTCACTGCTCCCCTAGCTCTGTGACTACATGCTGCAGCCTTGGACGCAGCTGCCGCATTTTGGGTATTATACGAAGAAATGGCTGCGAGCTAGCTCTCCGTGTTCAAGTACTTGACACTCCAAGCTACCCTCACAGTGGTCTGAGCAAAGAACAAGTGAGAAACACTGTGAGATCAGCCCTGGCTCACCACTTTAGGGAGGAAGGCCTGCATCTAGCTCTCTTGGTCCTCAGGGCTGACTTGCCTCTGTGTCCGGATGAAAGTGATCATGCAATTCAGTTCATTCAg GAACTTCTGGGTCCCACATGGAAGGATTTCACTGCAGTTCTACTTACTCACGCAGACAAGGCAGAAGAGGCTGGATTCAGCGAGGAAGCATACTTGCACAGTGCCTCAAGTACCCTCTTGTCACTTTTAACCTCAgtacagaataaatacattttcctagACAACCAGAAGAGCATAACTAAGGAAGAAAGAGATATTGTCTTAAGAAAGCTCTTGAACTTTATCAGACAAAATAATTATCAAGCGCTTCCTCTACTTAAACACAGCAAGGAATTAAATTAG